CCCGTGATGCGCGCTTTGCCCACCCGGTCCTTCGTGTCGCCGGAGTCCCGGACTTCGCGTGGTTTCCGGTCGCCATGGCCCCGCGGCACGCGATGGAGCTGCACGTGGCCGGGCGCGAGTACGACGGCGACGAGGCCGAGCGGGTCGGCATGATCAACCAGGCGTTCCCGCCCGAAGAGCTCGAAGCGCGGGTTCTCCAGATTGCGCAACGAATTACCGAGGTTCCGCCGGCGGTGGTGACGGTGAACAAGCGACTCGTTCACTCCGCCGTCGAGGCGCGCGGCGGTCGGAGCGTGATCCGCACCGCGGCGGACCTCCAGGCGGGGCCGCACATGCAGGCGCTCGGCCAGATGAGCGGCGCCGCTCTCAGCGATCAGGTGAAGAAGGCATAGGGCGAGCGGCGCTTGACCG
This DNA window, taken from Candidatus Binatia bacterium, encodes the following:
- a CDS encoding enoyl-CoA hydratase-related protein, with translation MASHEFIEVDEAAPGVCRITLSRPEKRNAINNAMRGELLAALQAADRDDAVRVSILRGAGTCFSSGYDIKSDLGADQPYFTADVGMQWARHVAEGWMSLWDLAKPVIAQVHGYALAGGLELVGACDLAYAARDARFAHPVLRVAGVPDFAWFPVAMAPRHAMELHVAGREYDGDEAERVGMINQAFPPEELEARVLQIAQRITEVPPAVVTVNKRLVHSAVEARGGRSVIRTAADLQAGPHMQALGQMSGAALSDQVKKA